From Stigmatopora nigra isolate UIUO_SnigA chromosome 17, RoL_Snig_1.1, whole genome shotgun sequence, a single genomic window includes:
- the brd10 gene encoding putative bromodomain-containing protein 10, translated as MSSTSTCSRTGCDDMDLNTSEDSGLSHGASVHSRDHPATSNDGISDFSNSDISLPEVCVTSNFEENMSHEVQQAYRIFSCFLLDKHKAVAGLFLHAVGHQEEQCGVGGVCAPGQARLEQSICLRSMEEKFVNQEYRSITEFVADFRLMLENCYRYHGVDHWLSKQAQKMEIMLEQKLTLLSRSLREKTTLAETSKGRFGSEEERTQGGTSTRRRMSSRSLATITVGGHESLMVHTLRMEEQQRAKEEKRQRDLEKKEAEEISAKAVEEWDQTLLLQASPFTVDTLWELPAIGHFLCLAQTVLNLPEIVFFELERCLLMPRCSSLLSKIMSSLLSPWQRRATLHRRPPLPYRRWEAELRLRVTGWYRSIGRALNQPARARQLGLCHQFFRNLGETSPLEEKPFHLLPFCQRVWLLKGLCDNVYETQKDVQDAVLAQPIHECRESILGYDSRDNAYIHFPHFCGADLRIYCQSPSTPPAFPFPSALVKRLEEHAEESDVLKGKDGHPGIAMYVNNSSDFAETLKYFTEENRDRKKHEENFRFWPTKKEDEKCESELSDGHSSNESTQNCHTSTFVSRGGIKQETAELKYQPTTLEKGPLLGPVCTVEEETRDPCLNVGEHTYTGRSPAHFAGATCLPSKHPGIKMEEVNLSAGHQQIAPCLDCHQTFKTLGQDCSCQSTHIDQNSRSTEQVLSRPKKKKCKKKRGRSQLRHQENFQAAESEVHGIATNIQRTNKRKKHKEREKVDSAKKSKADPTIEPSFKLVCSSLQDLRDLISKTEDELDDLESTKKKLDRWYLRKEAVKDLHSTLIRLLNELSPWEPKLLKAYHRNRLRLKKEFDDFKKHTEYSNFVREECVSSSSSSDNEEMQLMDHQQRSEDELEHVVPRRLWTKASTGDCDDESVGENSPTLAIANHEKYLETAEQLSRDEGNSSNTALVLDNVPKSKCEMLQSNIDWTVGKPIHPTTEQPKRYTAIPTLFAKSVGNKVTLMKRPVDYPGVNYPDRQSLRCSSTKLQGQAEQSTSQQNSLPTQGECAIRQLEIDKVAATPLATCLAKENQTLLQSPLQVLSNDQKGFRNVGSSLASTIVQPVLDCSRQEIVMEKVVNLPSNHVAHKSEEQQSQGAICLSTNVPGFTIPDHIQQVVPQENAHARKTPSLFSSTLHQHSMQPSQSSVSQTVRQNSSSFTSAATLASAIPPKLPDNKQELRTICIRDSQSILVTTRGGNTGIVKVQRSSAQNSLDSLATSPIITISPQFKAFLVSNSVKASSVPCQKNLCPTTTVANSLDQSHEQISSKLKASANSNTTNPRCLGPRTSIDLVPGAHKSDGTPFTGNISHPAQSPALQSSAGGIAQADVVGRPGLKRPSADDQSKIPKFILVSNSPSSGSTLAVAKDESSSKPSLGSRFVLIDQHSSPGPCALVGSGLNQSTTARAKGEQLTTANRSLERELNCGVHSNVIAEGSSVTLPPGVQIQVPGMTTTKGHAIGTQSCSTSKKTSGPVMSTGPLTQSTPFAKSSTVTGCLPHLVSNASLTRSSEPSLTIAPQPGSFKSNTTATLATHVLPSCSPVQGNPNPTSMATLAHHPSHLLTKETTPITSTFPKTPNMSIGNTQSVPVNNLQQRIVINISKPLVAGTQILLDNVCFMVPPQGLAPGNHVLVISSPPQKVPHLSGSYIGSALPPEGVSQGPTTPQGQFLTGSQTRLPHVPAGNSLFLVPEHFQGPSLLAPKTNLLPAPNSQVGSSASPGLSHHPQLGKQAPHVSSVITSRLGLDYSHSTIRLTPSTSPSATFSNTVSPVNPASHTRFPAPSSTLPSPISISKVLATTQGLCIQEPSTAPLGLDITSVSQQGASVIHQGCPGSLTSTIQNLTTPTVPSIESNKNVTERAYVLTLSPATTQFQPITQLTTNPIQQSVGPSTPTLVKPTLQNFHIGMAKHVANKLLISPSAILSSVQCQAKAVEANVYPKQTALIITPNSSYAALHYQPTPGQPNN; from the exons ATGTCTTCAACTTCGACTTGCTCAAGGACCGGATGTGACGACATGGACCTCAATACATCCGAGGACAGCGGTCTCAGCCATGGTGCCTCTGTACATTCCCGGGACCACCCGGCGACCAGCAACGACGGCATCTCCGACTTCTCCAACAGTGACATCTCGCTCCCCGAAGTCTGCGTCACAAGCAACTTCGAGGAGAACATGAGCCACGAGGTCCAGCAAGCCTACAGAATATTTTCCTGCTTTCTCCTGGACAAACACAAGGCAGTCGCTGGGCTGTTCCTCCATGCCGTTGGGCATCAGGAGGAACAGTGCGGCGTTGGTGGGGTCTGTGCTCCAGGTCAGGCAAGGCTTGAGCAGTCCATCTGCTTACGGAGCATGGAGGAAAAATTTGTCAACCAGGAGTATCGGAGCATAACAGAGTTTGTAGCTGACTTCAGGCTCATGTTAGAAAACTGCTACCGCTACCACGGGGTAGACCACTGGCTATCTAAACAGGCACAAAAGATGGAGATTATGCTTGAGCAGAAGCTCACACTCCTGTCCAG GAGTCTTCGTGAGAAAACCACATTGGCAGAGACCTCCAAAGGGCGTTTTGGCTCGGAGGAGGAGAGAACTCAGGGGGGAACCTCAACAAGGAGGCGAATGTCATCTCGCAGTCTGGCGACCATAACTGTTGGTGGGCATGAGTCGCTCATGGTGCACACCCTCAGAATGGAAGAGCAACAGAGGgccaaggaagaaaaaag GCAGCGTGATCTGGAGAAAAAAGAAGCGGAAGAAATATCAGCCAAGGCAGTCGAAGAGTGGGATCAAACTTTGCTTTTGCAGGCATCGCCATTCACGGTTGACACCTTGTGGGAACTACCCGCCATAGGCCACTTTCTATGCCTGGCCCAGACAGTTCTAAACCTTCCTGAGATTGTCTTCTTTGAGCTAGAGCGTTGTCTGCTGATGCCCCGCTGCAGTAGCCTACTCTCTAAGATAATGTCTTCCCTCCTTTCTCCTTGGCAACGGCGAGCCACGCTTCACCGGCGGCCTCCTCTGCCGTATCGGCGGTGGGAGGCAGAGCTCAGGTTGCGTGTCACCGGCTGGTACCGGAGCATTGGACGCGCCTTAAATCAGCCGGCTCGCGCCAGGCAACTTGGACTCTGTCATCAGTTTTTCCGCAACCTCGGTGAGACGAGTCCCTTGGAGGAGAAGCCGTTTCACTTGCTGCCCTTTTGCCAGCGAGTGTGGCTTCTCAAGGGCTTGTGTGACAACGTGTACGAGACTCAGAAAGATGTTCAGGATGCCGTGCTAGCTCAACCCATACACGAATGCAGGGAGTCCATTTTGGGCTACGACAGCAGGGATAACGCTTACATACATTTCCCTCATTTTTGTGGTGCAGACTTGCGGATCTACTGTCAGAGCCCTAGCACACCACCTGCCTTTCCTTTCCCTTCAGCGTTGGTGAAACGACTTGAAGAACACGCTGAAGAATCTGATGTGCTCAAGGGCAAGGACGGACATCCTGGAATCGCGATGTATGTCAATAACTCTTCAGATTTTGCTGAGACCTTGAAGTATTTTACGGAGGAAAACagggacagaaaaaaacatgaagaaaattTCAGATTCTGGCCAACCAAGAAAGAGGACGAGAAGTGCGAGTCAGAGTTGTCGGATGGACACTCTAGCAATGAGTCCACCCAAAATTGTCATACTAGCACTTTTGTTTCAAGAGGAGGCATAAAACAAGAAACTGCAGAGTTGAAGTATCAACCCACAACACTAGAAAAGGGCCCATTATTGGGCCCGGTATGTACTGTTGAAGAAGAGACACGAGATCCTTGTCTGAATGTAGGGGAACACACGTATACGGGTAGGTCACCCGCTCACTTCGCGGGTGCCACATGCTTACCAAGCAAGCACCCGGGTATCAAAATGGAAGAAGTAAACCTGAGTGCAGGACACCAGCAAATAGCTCCTTGTTTGGATTGTCACCAAACTTTCAAAACTCTGGGGCAAGACTGCAGTTGCCAGTCTACCCATATTGATCAAAACTCTAGAAGCACAGAACAAGTTCTTAGTaggcctaaaaaaaagaaatgcaagaAAAAGCGAGGCAGGAGCCAGTTGCGACACCAGGAAAACTTTCAGGCAGCTGAATCAGAAGTACACGGAATTGCCACAAACATCCAAAGgacaaataaaaggaaaaaacataaaGAAA GAGAAAAGGTTGATTCTGCAAAGAAATCAAAAGCTGATCCTACAATTGAGCCGTCATTTAAG TTGGTTTGCTCCAGTTTGCAAGATTTGCGAGATCTTATCAGCAAAACAGAGGATGAGCTTGATGACTTGGAAAGCACAAAAAAGAAATTG GATCGATGGTACTTACGAAAAGAAGCTGTGAAAGATCTTCACAGCACTTTAATCAGACTACTGAATGAGTTATCACCCTGGGAGCCAAAACTTTTGAAGGCCTACCACAGAAATAG GCTTAGATTGAAGAAGGAATTTGATGATTTCAAAAAGCATACAGAGTACAGCAACTTTGTCCGAGAGGAGTGTGTATCATCGTCTTCGTCATCAGACAATGAGGAAATGCAGTTGATGGATCACCAGCAAAGATCAGAAGATGAACTGGAACATGTGGTTCCCAGACGTCTTTGGACTAAAG CAAGCACCGGAGACTGTGATGATGAATCCGTCGGAGAGAATTCACCAACATTAGCGATCGCTAACCACGAAAAATATCTGGAAACTGCTGAACAATTGTCAAGAGATGAGGGTAACAGTAGTAACACTGCTTTGGTCCTAGACAATGTCCCGAAGTCAAAATGTGAAATGCTTCAGTCAAACATTGACTGGACTGTGGGAAAGCCAATCCACCCCACCACAGAACAACCCAAACGGTACACGGCCATTCCCACCCTGTTTGCTAAAAGCGTAGGCAACAAAGTGACCTTAATGAAACGACCTGTTGATTACCCCGGGGTGAACTACCCTGATAGACAAAGCTTGCGATGTTCAAGCACAAAACTACAAGGACAAGCCGAACAATCCACTTCACAACAAAACTCACTACCTACACAAGGAGAATGTGCAATCAGACAATTGGAAATTGACAAAGTGGCAGCAACTCCTCTCGCAACATGTTTGGCTAAGGAAAACCAGACTTTATTGCAGAGTCCTCTCCAGGTGTTATCGAATGATCAAAAGGGTTTCAGAAATGTGGGGAGCAGTCTGGCTTCGACAATTGTGCAACCCGTTCTGGACTGTAGCAGACAGGAAATCGTAATGGAGAAGGTGGTGAATCTGCCTTCCAACCATGTTGCTCATAAATCTGAGGAACAACAGTCACAAGGTGCCATTTGCTTGTCCACTAATGTGCCTGGATTCACCATTCCTGACCATATTCAGCAAGTGGTCCCACAGGAGAATGCCCATGCCAGGAAGACCCCTTCCCTTTTTTCCTCCACTCTTCACCAGCACAGCATGCAACCTTCCCAATCAAGCGTTTCGCAGACTGTACGTCAAAATTCTTCATCCTTTACATCTGCAGCCACTTTGGCCTCTGCTATACCCCCCAAACTTCCAGACAATAAGCAAGAACTTAGGACTATATGCATTCGTGATTCTCAGTCCATCCTCGTGACAACGAGAGGAGGGAACACGGGAATCGTCAAAGTCCAGAGGTCGTCGGCCCAGAATTCACTTGATAGTTTAGCCACAAGTCCCATCATCACCATTTCACCTCAGTTCAAAGCTTTCCTTGTGTCCAACAGTGTGAAGGCCTCTTCTGTCCCCTGTCAGAAGAATCTATGTCCCACCACAACAGTGGCAAACTCCCTAGACCAATCACATGAGCAGATTTCTTCAAAATTAAAGGCCTCTGCCAATTCAAATACGACAAATCCAAGATGTTTGGGTCCGAGAACATCCATTGACCTGGTCCCTGGAGCCCACAAATCGGATGGTACCCCATTCACTGGAAACATTTCCCATCCTGCCCAGTCTCCTGCACTACAAAGTAGTGCTGGTGGTATTGCACAAGCCGATGTCGTGGGTCGGCCTGGTTTGAAGCGGCCCAGCGCAGACGACCAATCCAAAATCCCAAAGTTTATTCTGGTTTCCAATTCGCCATCCAGTGGATCAACTTTAGCTGTTGCAAAAGACGAATCGTCTTCAAAACCGTCTCTTGGATCAAGATTTGTACTCATTGACCAACACTCTTCACCAGGACCCTGTGCTTTAGTGGGAAGTGGCCTAAATCAGTCCACAACAGCAAGAGCTAAAGGAGAGCAGCTAACTACGGCAAATCGATCTTTGGAGAGGGAATTAAACTGTGGTGTTCACTCAAATGTGATCGCTGAAGGATCAAGTGTCACTCTCCCACCAG GTGTTCAGATACAGGTGCCAGGGATGACAACAACAAAGGGACACGCCATCGGCACCCAATCATGTTCCACTTCCAAAAAGACATCAGGGCCTGTCATGAGTACAGGCCCTTTGACCCAATCAACCCCATTTGCAAAGTCGAGCACTGTCACAGGCTGTCTTCCCCATTTGGTTAGCAATGCTTCTCTGACCCGATCCTCTGAACCTTCTCTCACAATAGCGCCCCAACCCGGCTCTTTCAAATCTAACACAACAGCAACTCTGGCCACACATGTTTTGCCCAGCTGCTCTCCTGTGCAGGGTAACCCAAACCCAACCTCCATGGCCACTCTTGCTCATCATCCATCCCACCTGCTGACTAAAGAAACCACACCAATCACCTCAACATTTCCGAAAACTCCCAATATGTCCATCGGCAATACACAATCTGTCCCTGTTAACAATCTCCAGCAGAGAATAGTCATCAACATCTCCAAGCCCCTCGTAGCTGGCACACAGATCCTTCTTGATAATGTCTGTTTTATGGTTCCTCCCCAAGGCTTAGCTCCAGGTAACCATGTTCTCGTCATCTCTAGTCCTCCACAGAAAGTGCCTCATCTCAGTGGTAGCTACATTGGCTCGGCATTGCCTCCGGAAGGAGTGAGTCAGGGTCCAACAACCCCTCAAGGACAATTTTTAACTGGGTCCCAAACTAGGTTGCCTCATGTACCAGCTGGGAATTCACTTTTTCTTGTTCCAGAACACTTCCAGGGACCATCTCTGCTTGCACCTAAAACTAATCTTTTACCTGCTCCGAACTCACAAGTTGGTTCCTCTGCGTCACCTGGGCTGAGCCATCACCCTCAGTTAGGCAAACAGGCGCCCCACGTTTCTTCAGTCATTACCAGTAGACTTGGTCTTGATTATTCGCATTCTACTATCCGGTTGACGCCCAGTACGTCACCTAGTGCCACATTTTCCAATACCGTTTCACCTGTAAACCCAGCAAGCCATACCCGATTTCCTGCACCAAGTTCAACTTTGCCAAGCCCGATATCCATCTCAAAAGTTTTAGCAACAACCCAAGGCTTGTGCATACAGGAACCCTCCACTGCACCTCTGGGCCTTGACATCACCTCAGTATCTCAGCAAGGGGCGTCAGTCATTCATCAAGGGTGCCCCGGTTCATTAACGTCAACAATCCAGAACCTGACCACCCCAACAGTCCCATCAATTGAAAGCAACAAGAATGTTACAGAACGGGCATATGTACTCACTTTATCGCCAGCCACCACCCAGTTTCAACCAATCACACAGTTGACCACAAACCCAATTCAGCAGTCAGTTGGCCCGTCCACTCCGACACTGGTTAAGCCTACTTTGCAGAATTTCCACATAGGTATGGCAAAGCATGTTGCAAACAAGCTCCTCATCAGTCCCAGTGCCATTTTGAGTTCGGTGCAGTGCCAGGCCAAAGCAGTTGAAGCGAATGTCTACCCCAAACAAACTGCGCTTATTATCACCCCCAACAGTTCTTACGCAGCTTTGCATTACCAGCCAACACCAGGTCAACCAAATAACTGA
- the mlana gene encoding melanoma antigen recognized by T-cells 1 yields the protein MRCNNTDGMPRGDFNIYFASSRRGFVRAEEAVGVVLLVIILAALLLLGCWYFKRRGGYKKIRSPRAGSPTYMGGQYTEGGASAENKMALTDFGGLRSVMPNAPPAYEKISSGALPPPYSP from the exons ATGCGTTGCAACAACACAGACGGGATGCCTCGGGGAGACTTCAACATCTACTTTGCCAGCAGTCGACGTGGATTTGTCAGAGCTGAAGA GGCAGTGGGTGTTGTGCTGCTGGTTATAATCCTGGCCGCGCTCCTCCTGCTGGGCTGCTGGTACTTTAAGAGGAGAGGCGGCTATAAAAAAATTAGG AGTCCCAGAGCCGGGTCGCCAACTTACATGGGAGGCCAGTACACCGAGGGTGGAgcttctgcagaaaacaagatggCGCTTACAGATTTTGGCGGCCTGAGATCTGTG ATGCCGAACGCTCCTCCAGCCTATGAAAAGATCTCCTCGGGGGCACTGCCTCCTCCATAttcaccctaa